One genomic window of Prochlorococcus marinus str. NATL2A includes the following:
- a CDS encoding RpoD/SigA family RNA polymerase sigma factor produces MTTAVEAPKTKNSSSAASARSVTDIDLVRSYLRDIGRVPLLSHEQEITLGRQVQDLVSLENLETELESDLGEKPDINFFADKAGISPIQLKKKLKSGRRAKERMVAANLRLVVSVAKKYTKRNMELLDLIQEGTIGLVRGVEKFDPTRGYKFSTYAYWWIRQGITRAIAEKSRSIRLPIHITEMLNKLKKGQRELSQELSRTPTLKELSEYVELPETDVKDLMSRAGQPVSLETKIGDGEDTILLDLLSNEIDMPSEQIESDCMKGDLETLLEQLPELQNRVLRMRYGIDGDDPMSLTGIGRVLGISRDRVRNLERDGLRGLRKTGDSVEAYMAS; encoded by the coding sequence ATGACAACGGCAGTAGAGGCTCCTAAGACTAAGAATTCATCTTCCGCTGCTTCTGCAAGATCCGTTACGGATATTGACTTAGTTCGTTCTTACTTAAGAGATATTGGAAGAGTCCCTTTGCTGTCACACGAGCAGGAAATTACTTTGGGAAGACAAGTTCAAGATCTTGTTTCCCTTGAAAATCTTGAGACCGAACTCGAGAGCGATTTAGGGGAAAAGCCAGACATCAACTTTTTCGCTGACAAAGCTGGAATCTCTCCGATCCAATTAAAAAAGAAGTTAAAGAGCGGAAGAAGAGCAAAAGAGAGAATGGTTGCAGCCAATCTTCGTTTGGTAGTAAGTGTTGCTAAGAAATACACAAAAAGAAATATGGAATTATTAGATTTAATTCAAGAAGGAACTATCGGCTTAGTTCGGGGAGTTGAAAAATTTGATCCTACTCGTGGATACAAGTTTTCAACCTATGCCTACTGGTGGATACGTCAAGGCATCACACGCGCAATTGCTGAAAAAAGTAGATCTATAAGACTGCCTATACACATAACTGAAATGCTAAACAAGTTGAAAAAAGGTCAACGAGAATTAAGTCAAGAACTTTCTAGAACTCCAACCTTGAAAGAACTATCTGAGTATGTTGAGTTGCCAGAGACTGACGTTAAAGATTTAATGAGTAGAGCTGGGCAGCCAGTTAGCTTAGAAACAAAAATTGGCGATGGTGAAGATACTATTTTATTAGACTTATTATCTAACGAAATTGATATGCCCTCCGAACAAATTGAAAGTGATTGCATGAAGGGTGATTTAGAAACATTACTCGAACAATTACCCGAATTACAAAATCGTGTTTTAAGAATGAGATACGGTATAGATGGTGATGATCCGATGAGTCTTACTGGTATTGGAAGAGTTTTGGGTATTAGTAGAGATAGAGTAAGAAATTTAGAAAGAGACGGTTTGCGAGGTTTAAGAAAAACCGGAGACTCAGTTGAAGCTTATATGGCTTCTTGA
- the mgtE gene encoding magnesium transporter translates to MNEEIGASRETQSLANGSLVAEAVAQQLEAMLSAGNYDGVKLLLSPVQPVDIAQAIGTLPMILQALAFRLLNKNEAIEVYEYLDPSVQQNLLDRLRSNEVLDLVEEMSPDDRVRLFDELPAKVVRRLLAELSPEERRVTAQLLGYESETAGRLMTTEFIDLKEFLSVSQALKLVRQRATFSETIYSLYVTDKERHLTGILSLRDLVVADPESLIGEVMTREVVNVRTDTDQEEVARAIQRYDFLALPVVDLEKRLVGIVTVDDVIDVIEQEATRDIYAAGAVQAGDEDDYFQSNLFVVARRRIVWLAVLVLANGLTTQVIAMNDEVLKQVVLLTAFIPLLIGAGGNVGAQSSTVVIRGLSTQRIQRLGLFRAIAKEALAGALLGVSMAVFVVPFAWWQGQGPLVATAVGISLIAITTLAATAGASLPLLFDRMGLDPALMSAPFITTATDVAGVLIYLKTASWLLGRLG, encoded by the coding sequence ATGAACGAAGAAATAGGGGCATCTCGTGAGACTCAATCCTTGGCTAATGGCAGTTTGGTTGCTGAGGCAGTTGCTCAGCAACTAGAGGCAATGCTTTCAGCGGGAAATTACGATGGCGTCAAATTACTTCTCAGCCCTGTGCAGCCTGTTGATATAGCTCAGGCTATTGGAACTTTGCCGATGATTTTGCAAGCCTTGGCTTTTAGGCTTTTGAATAAAAACGAAGCAATTGAGGTTTACGAATATTTAGATCCTTCAGTACAACAAAATCTTTTAGATCGTTTGAGGTCAAACGAAGTACTCGATTTAGTTGAAGAAATGTCACCCGATGATCGTGTTCGACTATTTGATGAGTTGCCTGCAAAAGTTGTAAGGCGTTTACTTGCAGAGCTTAGTCCCGAAGAAAGACGAGTAACTGCTCAGCTGTTGGGGTATGAGTCTGAAACGGCTGGCAGATTAATGACAACAGAATTTATAGATCTCAAAGAATTTCTTAGCGTTTCACAAGCTTTAAAACTAGTCAGACAAAGAGCTACTTTTTCAGAAACCATTTACAGCCTTTATGTGACTGATAAAGAGAGGCATCTGACTGGAATTTTATCTTTAAGGGATTTAGTAGTTGCTGATCCTGAATCACTTATTGGAGAAGTGATGACAAGAGAGGTTGTAAATGTCAGAACCGATACTGATCAAGAAGAGGTTGCAAGAGCAATTCAAAGATATGATTTTTTAGCTTTACCGGTGGTAGATCTTGAGAAAAGACTAGTAGGAATTGTCACTGTTGATGATGTAATTGATGTTATTGAGCAAGAGGCGACTAGGGACATTTATGCAGCTGGAGCGGTTCAAGCTGGTGATGAAGATGATTACTTCCAAAGCAATTTATTCGTTGTAGCCAGACGGCGTATTGTCTGGCTTGCCGTTTTGGTCCTCGCAAATGGATTAACAACTCAAGTGATTGCAATGAATGACGAGGTTTTGAAGCAAGTGGTTTTGTTGACTGCTTTCATTCCTTTATTGATTGGCGCAGGAGGGAATGTTGGGGCTCAAAGCTCAACGGTTGTTATTCGAGGTTTGAGTACTCAACGAATACAACGACTTGGTCTATTTAGGGCTATTGCAAAAGAAGCTTTAGCAGGAGCCTTGCTGGGAGTTTCGATGGCTGTTTTTGTCGTACCTTTTGCTTGGTGGCAAGGACAGGGACCTTTAGTTGCAACTGCTGTAGGAATAAGCTTGATTGCTATTACAACTCTTGCTGCTACCGCAGGAGCTTCATTACCTTTGCTTTTTGATCGTATGGGCTTAGACCCCGCTTTAATGTCTGCACCTTTTATTACTACTGCCACAGATGTTGCAGGGGTACTGATTTATTTGAAAACTGCTTCTTGGCTCCTAGGAAGATTGGGGTAG
- a CDS encoding glutathione peroxidase, with protein sequence MSVNISKVEVFSFKNQKITFDHYKGNVLLIVNVASKCGFTKQYKALQYLQDKYESKGFKVLGFPCNDFGNQEPGQLEEIKEFCSTTYGVNFQLFQKVHAKGKTTEPFTTLNQVSPSGDVEWNFEKFLINTEGDAVARFKSSIEPDSPEVTQAIEKLLD encoded by the coding sequence ATGTCCGTAAATATCAGCAAAGTGGAGGTCTTCTCTTTTAAAAATCAGAAAATAACTTTTGATCATTACAAAGGAAATGTCTTATTAATTGTCAATGTCGCAAGCAAGTGCGGATTTACTAAGCAATATAAAGCTCTTCAGTATCTTCAGGATAAATATGAATCCAAAGGCTTCAAAGTTTTAGGCTTTCCTTGCAATGACTTTGGAAACCAAGAGCCTGGGCAATTGGAAGAAATAAAAGAGTTCTGTTCAACAACTTATGGAGTCAATTTCCAACTTTTCCAAAAAGTTCATGCCAAAGGCAAAACAACAGAACCATTTACTACCTTGAATCAAGTAAGTCCATCTGGAGACGTTGAATGGAACTTTGAGAAATTTCTCATTAATACTGAGGGAGATGCGGTCGCAAGATTTAAAAGTTCAATAGAACCTGACAGTCCTGAAGTCACACAAGCAATAGAAAAATTACTCGATTAA
- a CDS encoding fluoride efflux transporter FluC: MGIDIKNNTFFLISLGAFLGALFRWQIDEIFIVNLIGCFLLGFFNSLNILKRYKLTLCVGLCGSMTTFSSWMSHLYKLLNQGLYKLFLLNSLSIVLMGVLSIALGHIFAKRLNA; this comes from the coding sequence ATGGGTATAGATATTAAAAACAATACATTTTTCTTAATATCTTTAGGAGCATTTCTTGGAGCTTTATTTCGATGGCAAATTGATGAAATTTTTATAGTCAATTTAATTGGTTGCTTTTTATTAGGATTTTTTAATTCATTAAATATTTTAAAAAGATATAAATTAACTCTTTGTGTTGGACTTTGTGGCTCTATGACTACCTTTAGTAGCTGGATGTCTCACTTATATAAGTTACTAAATCAAGGCCTGTATAAATTATTTTTACTGAACTCACTTTCAATTGTACTTATGGGAGTTTTGTCTATTGCTTTAGGCCACATCTTTGCAAAGAGATTAAATGCTTAA
- a CDS encoding fluoride efflux transporter FluC: MSDILFVSIGAILGANIRFQIHHKLGNLNLDKGFLILIINTFASFGLGLFLSLVEQFRAFTYSYQLILFFSIGFFGSLSTFSSFVYDLFDLCLQLELFRALKLFIISVSIGIIAFAFGLFLGTQ, encoded by the coding sequence ATGTCTGATATTTTATTTGTTTCTATTGGTGCAATTTTAGGGGCTAATATTCGATTTCAAATTCATCATAAATTAGGAAACTTAAATTTAGACAAAGGTTTTTTAATTCTAATAATTAATACTTTTGCTTCTTTTGGCCTTGGTTTATTCCTTTCACTTGTAGAGCAATTTAGAGCTTTTACTTATTCTTACCAATTAATATTATTCTTTTCAATTGGTTTTTTTGGAAGCCTCAGTACTTTTTCTTCATTTGTTTATGATCTGTTTGATTTATGTTTGCAATTGGAACTTTTTAGAGCTTTAAAGTTATTTATTATTTCTGTGAGTATAGGAATCATTGCTTTTGCATTTGGATTGTTCTTAGGTACTCAATAG
- the gyrB gene encoding DNA topoisomerase (ATP-hydrolyzing) subunit B, whose translation MSKDSKVQAAYGAEQIQVLEGLEPVRKRPGMYIGSTGSKGLHHLVYEVVDNAVDEALAGHCDQITILLCEDGSASVSDNGRGIPTDLHPRTGKSALETVLTVLHAGGKFGSGGYKVSGGLHGVGISVVNALSEWVEVTVRRQQQVHFQRFERGASIGSLKSENLSKSDKNLTGTTVCFKPDDQIFTDGISFEYGILSSRLRELAYLNGGVRIVFRDERKQSNDSSQTPYEEVYFYEGGIKEYVEYMTKAKDSLHPEIIYVNSEKDGVQVEAAMQWCVDAYSDSILGFANNIRTIDGGTHIEGLKTVLTRTLNSFAKKRGKRKDGDSNLAGENIREGLTAVLSVKVPDPEFEGQTKTKLGNTEVRGIVDSLVGTALSQYLEFNPGVIDLILEKAIQAFNAAEAARRARELVRRKSVLESSTLPGKLADCSSRDPSESEIYIVEGDSAGGSAKQGRDRKFQAILPLRGKILNIEKTDDAKMYKNTEIQSLITALGLGIKGEDFEVKNLRYHRVVIMTDADVDGAHIRTLLLTFFYRYQKDLVEGGYIYIACPPLYKVTRGKNHKYCYNESDMQKTLASFGEKANYTIQRFKGLGEMMPKQLWETTMDPTTRMMKRVEIEDALEADRIFTILMGDKVAPRREFIETHSVDLDLATLDI comes from the coding sequence ATGAGTAAAGATTCAAAAGTCCAAGCGGCTTATGGTGCTGAGCAGATCCAAGTTCTTGAAGGCTTGGAACCTGTAAGAAAGCGGCCTGGAATGTATATAGGTTCAACAGGCTCTAAAGGACTTCATCATCTTGTGTATGAAGTTGTTGATAATGCTGTAGACGAGGCACTAGCTGGTCACTGTGATCAAATCACAATATTGCTTTGTGAGGATGGTTCAGCATCAGTATCAGACAATGGTCGGGGAATTCCAACTGACTTACATCCTCGCACTGGTAAAAGTGCTCTTGAAACCGTTCTAACTGTTTTGCATGCTGGTGGCAAATTTGGAAGCGGTGGTTATAAGGTTTCTGGAGGTTTGCATGGTGTTGGAATATCGGTTGTAAATGCTTTAAGTGAATGGGTGGAAGTAACAGTTAGGAGGCAACAACAAGTTCATTTTCAGCGGTTCGAAAGAGGCGCATCAATTGGGAGTCTAAAGTCTGAGAATCTTTCGAAATCAGATAAAAATTTAACTGGTACTACTGTTTGCTTTAAACCTGATGATCAAATTTTTACGGATGGCATATCGTTTGAATACGGAATTTTATCATCGAGACTACGAGAACTAGCCTATTTAAATGGAGGGGTTCGTATCGTTTTTCGTGACGAGAGAAAGCAATCGAATGATTCTTCGCAAACTCCATATGAAGAAGTTTATTTTTACGAAGGTGGAATAAAAGAATATGTAGAGTATATGACTAAAGCAAAAGACTCATTACATCCAGAGATTATTTATGTCAACTCAGAAAAAGATGGTGTTCAAGTAGAAGCAGCAATGCAATGGTGCGTTGATGCTTATTCAGATAGCATTCTTGGATTTGCTAATAATATTCGCACCATAGATGGTGGAACTCATATTGAGGGTCTGAAAACAGTATTAACTAGAACGTTAAACTCATTTGCAAAGAAAAGAGGTAAACGAAAAGATGGAGATTCGAATTTAGCAGGGGAAAATATTCGAGAAGGTTTAACAGCTGTTTTATCTGTAAAAGTTCCAGATCCAGAATTTGAAGGTCAAACAAAAACTAAATTAGGTAACACTGAGGTTCGAGGAATTGTTGATAGCTTGGTAGGGACGGCTCTGAGTCAATATTTAGAATTCAACCCAGGTGTTATTGACTTAATTTTAGAGAAAGCAATACAAGCCTTTAATGCTGCTGAGGCAGCTAGAAGAGCTAGAGAATTGGTTCGTAGAAAAAGTGTTTTAGAAAGTTCTACTTTGCCAGGAAAATTGGCTGATTGTAGTTCAAGAGACCCATCAGAATCAGAAATTTATATAGTTGAGGGAGATTCTGCTGGAGGATCGGCTAAGCAAGGAAGAGATCGAAAATTTCAAGCAATTTTACCTTTGAGAGGAAAAATTCTAAATATTGAGAAAACCGATGATGCGAAGATGTATAAAAATACTGAGATTCAATCTTTAATAACTGCTCTTGGTTTAGGAATAAAAGGTGAGGATTTTGAAGTTAAGAATCTCAGATATCACAGAGTAGTAATCATGACTGATGCTGATGTAGATGGTGCTCATATAAGAACGTTGCTGTTGACTTTCTTTTATAGGTATCAAAAGGATCTTGTAGAAGGTGGATATATTTATATTGCTTGTCCACCTCTATATAAAGTTACAAGAGGAAAGAATCATAAATATTGTTATAACGAATCAGATATGCAAAAAACTCTTGCAAGTTTTGGAGAAAAAGCAAATTATACAATTCAACGATTTAAAGGTTTAGGAGAAATGATGCCTAAACAATTATGGGAAACAACTATGGACCCAACAACTAGAATGATGAAAAGAGTTGAGATAGAAGATGCTCTTGAAGCTGATCGAATATTTACAATTTTAATGGGTGATAAAGTTGCACCAAGAAGAGAATTTATTGAAACTCATAGTGTTGATCTGGACCTGGCTACTTTAGATATTTGA